The genomic segment TGCAAGCTGTTCATAGGTTCCGGCGAATCTCTTTTTTGTCTATGCGTCGCAACCGGGAGTGTTATCTTTTGAGTCGAAAGATTCGCGTCGCGTCGAATTGAGAACATTCTCTTAAGACGCGTGATTCGAGCGCCGCCAATGTGGCGGGTTGCATGGCAGTGTGGGGTCCGGGGTTATGGGGTCGTCGGACGGATTTGAGTCCAAGAAGCTTGGAGTTCCCGGACAGGGCACCTCGCCGGGGCGCTTGACGCCGAGCGAGCATGGCAGCGCCGGCCGCGACACCGCACTCAGTCCCTTCACCGGATTGGGCGAAGCCAGCGCCAACCTCGTCGAGGTCACCGGCGTCATCAAATGGTTCGACGCCTCCAAAGGTTACGGCTTCATCGTTCCCGACAATGGCTGGCCCGACGTCCTGCTGCACGTTACCGTGCTTAGGCGCGACGGCTTCCAGACGGCTTATGAAGGCGCCCGCATCGTCGTCGAGTGCATCCAGCGCGCCAAGGGCTACCAGGCTTTCCGCGTCGTCTCGATGGACGAATCGACAGCGATCCATCCGGCGCAGATGCTGCCGCCGCGCACCCATGTCACGGTCACCCCGACCAGCGGGCTGGAGCGGGCCCAAGTCAAATGGTTCAACCGGCTGCGCGGCTTCGGCTTCCTGACCTGCGGCGAGGGCACCCCTGACATCTTCGTGCATATGGAGACGCTGCGCCGCTTCGGCATGACCGAGCTCAGGCCGGGCCAGTACGTGCTGGTCCGCTTCGGGCCCGGCTCCAAGGGCATGATGGCGGCCGAGATCCATCCCGAGACCGGATCGCCGGGATTGCAGTCGCACTAAGAATTCCCGCAATCGTGAGCAGAGGCGCGCTGCGAGTCCGGCGCGCCTCTTCCTTTTCGGGCGGTCGCCGCGTAAGGACTGACTTTAAGTCCCACGCCGCGAGAGCCCCCATGAATTCTGATCGAAAGGCCGTCTGGTCCGTGAAGGGCTGGCTGGCCGCCATCCTCGTCATCGCCTTCTGGGCCGTCGCCGGCGCGCCGGTCGGCGCCGCCAGCTTCCAGCCGCTCGAGATCGTCACCAAGAATGGCGTGCAGGTGTTCTCGGTCGAGATGGCAACGACCGCGGAGGAGAAGGAGACCGGCCTGATGTACCGCAAGGAATTGGCCGACGGCAAAGGCATGCTGTTCGACTTCAATCCCGAGCAGGAAATCTCGATGTGGATGAAGAACACTTATGTTTCGCTCGACATGATCTTCATCCGCGCCGATGGCCGCATTTTGCGCATCGCCGAGAATACCGAGCCGTTGTCGACGAAGATCATCTCCTCCCGGGGGCCCGCCCGGGCCGTGCTGGAGGTGGTGGCGGGAACGGCGCAGAAGTACGGCATCCGTCCCGGTGACCGCGTCGGTCACCCCCTGTTCGGCGGCAAATAGGGCGGGCAGGGCTATTGCCGCCCCGGCCGGCGGCTTTTGGAAGCTTGCTGGCGCTCCGGGAAGCGTGTATCGACGGGGCTCGCCGGACATTCGGGGTATAGCGCAGCCTGGTAGCGCGGCAGTTTTGGGTACTGCAGGTCGTTGGTTCGAATCCAGCTGCCCCGACCAGTCCCGGGCGGCGCTGGCCTAGAGGTCAGCATCCAACCGGCAATGGCCACATCCACGCGTCCGGCCTCCGCTTCGCGCGGAAATCAGCAAAGCCTCATCGAACCTTCGCCCGTCGCCATCGACAAATCCGTGTTGGGGATTTCAGCGCCCAATGTCTAAACGGACGCCGCCAAGCGATGAATATTCCGCTTGTGCGGCGTTGCGCTTTTCGGGCCGCGCTCGTCAGTTCGACGCGCACCAGCCGGGCGGAAATGGGACGTACGACCAGGCCATATGGTTGTCGTTGGCGGCTTGCGGTGGCTCTTGCGAGGCCGTGCTCACGATTGACGCGGGCCGCGCCACGCGGAGCGCGAGGCGCAGACGTGCCCATTGCAATTTCATCATTGTCGTCCCCCCGCAATCTACTTGCTTCCAAACGTCCGATCGTCTGCAAAGTTCAGTGTAGAAATCACTGTGCGCCGAAACGGCGCGCTCGCCCTCAAATCACGGACATTCTAGAAAAACCGGCGCCGACTTTCAACCGATCGCGCCGCCCCATCCCAAGAAGTAAGGTTGATCGGCAAGGTTAAAGGCGAGCGGCTGTTGCGGTCGTCTGCGTGGCTGTTATCACGTCGGTCCCGGCTCGCGATGGGCTGCTTTCACTCTGTGCGACCACAGATGACGGTTCGTCGCGGCGCGCGCATCTTTTGAGTTCTGCGCCAGCGAGTTCTGCCCATGTCTCTTGATCCCAACATCAGGACCGTCGGTCCGCAATCGAACTGGACCGAGATCTGGCACCTCTGGACGGTGATCGTACCTCGCCGCTCCATCAACGGGCAGTTCGTGCTCGGCAAGGTCTGGCGTCGCCACGACGGCCGCGACTGGATCTACAAGAAGTTCACCGAGTTCGACGGCGAAGAGGCGGCTTAGCCGCCTCTCTCAGGCCGCCTTCGCTTCGGCAGCCGGCTTAGCCGGCGGCGGCTTCAGCGGCTTGTCCTGCTTCTTCGACCACGAGATGTAATAGGCCACGGTCGTCATGATCGCGATGCCGGCGACACTGACGAAGATCTGCGCGAGCAGCGAGCCCGAGCTCATCGACAGCTCGAAATGACCGACGAAGGACAGGAACACGCCGACGCAGAACACGGCGAGCGACTGCTGGCCGCAGACGATCAAGGGGTCGAACACCTTCCACTCCAGCCCCGGCCACTCCTTCGGCACGAAGCGGATCACCAGGATCACGATCACCACGAAATGGAGGAAGCGGTACGGCGCGAGGTTGGTCTTGTCATTGGGGTTGAAGGCCGAGAACAGCCATTCCGGGAACATGCCGCCGAAGGTGGGGAAACGGCCGGCCATGGTCATGACCAGCGCGAACAGGAGATAACCGAGGCAGACCCACAGCGTAACAGGCGAATTGATCAGCGCGATCGAGCGGCGCGCGCCGCCCATGGAGCACCAGGCGCCGAACACGAACAGCACCTGCCAGCAATACGGATTGAAGTACCACTGGCCGGCCGGATAGGCGGTGAGATTCCAGCCGAAATGGCGCGCGGCGAGCCACAGCACGATCGACAGGATCATCGTCAAATCGGGCTTGCGCAGCATGAACCACAGCACCGGCGGGAACAGGCCCATCAGCACGATGTAGAGCGGCAGCACGTCTAGGTTGAGCGGCTTGAAGCGCAGGAACAGGCCCTGGCGCAGCGTCTCGGTGGCGTTGTCGACGAGGCCGGCGACATTGAACTCGTTGATCATCTCGGAATCGCCGAAGCGCAGCGCGAGATAGCTGATCGAGGCAATGTAGATCACGAACAGGATGATGTGGGCGACATAGAGCTGCCAGACCCGCTTGGTCAGCCGCGTCGCGCCGACGATGAAGCCGCGGTCCAGCATCATCCGTGCATAGACGAAGGAGGCGGTGTAGCCGGAGATGAACACGAACAGGTCGGCCGCGTCGGAAAAGCCGTAGTTACGGGTCGTGATCCAGTTCACGACGTTGTCGGGGATGTGGTCGAGAAAGATCGCCCAGTTCGCGACACCGCGAAACAGGTCGAGCCTGAGGTCACGGCCCTTTTCGGGCAGCGTGGCGTTGATGTTCAGGAAGGCCATGCGACAGAAGCTCTCGAAGAGGACGGATCTGCTGGTATCGACGAGACGGCGTCGGGCGGGATCCCGGCGCGGAAAGCGGGTACGCAATTGTCACGGTGCAGCATAGTGACTATACCGTTGGCGAGGGTGCCGGGGCCGGAATCACGATCAGTTCCCAACCGGTTTCTCTATACTATCCCCGAGATTTCCACCAACTGCCACCGTGACGCATCGAAATCGAACGAAAAGACGAAGAGGCCCGGACCAGTCATGACCGCACGCATTTTCAAGCCTGCCAAGAACGCGATGCAATCCGGCCGGTCCAAGACCAAGGAATGGCAGCTCGACTACGAGCCGGAGCAGCCGCGGTCGGTCGAGCCGCTGATGGGCTGGACTTCGTCGGCCGACATGAAGCAGCAAATTACGCTGCGCTTCCACAGCAAGGAAGAGGCGATCGCCTATTGCGAGCGCAAGGGCATCGCCTATCAGGTGATCGAGCCCAAGGAGTCGATCCGCCGGCCGGTTGCCTATGCCGACAATTTCTCGTTCCGCCGCGGCGAGCCCTGGACGCATTGAGGGGCCATTCTCATCCGAAGCATCCAAAGTGCCGTCATGCCCGGGCTTGTCCCGCCTGCGCGGCCGAAGCTGCTTCGGCGAGGCGAAGGCCCGGGCATCCACGTTTTTGTAGATGAAGAACGTGGATGGCAGGGACGAGCCCGGCCATGACGAAGGGAGCGGCTGGTCGCCCGAGCCCAAGAACCCTTGCCCAAGAACCCTTGCCCAAGAACCCTTGGCAGCCATTTCCCGCCGTGCTTCGCTGGCCGCCATGACACGACCATGGCGGGGCGGGGTATGGCGGGGCGTGACCAGCTCGACGGCGTCGATCTGAAAATCCTATCCGAGCTGCAGCAGGACGGGCGGGTTCGCAACAACGAGCTGGCACTGCGGGTCGGTGTGTCCGCGCCGAACTGCCTGCGGCGGCTGAAGTCGCTGTTCAGCCGCGGCGTGATCCGGGCAGTGCGCGCCGTGATCGACGAGCGGCTGCTCGGCTACGAGGTGGTGTCGTTCGTCTCGATCCAGCTCGGCAGCCAGGCCCAGCCGGTGCTGGAGGCGTTCGAGAGCTCGATCGCCGCGATCCCGCGCATCCAGCAATGCTGGCGGATTTCCGGCGATACTGACTATCTCCTCAAATGCGTGGCGCCGAGTGTCGAGAGCATGCGCCAACAGCTCCTGCATTTCGCCGCGATGCCAAACGTCAAGAACGTCCGCAGCTTCCCCGTGCTCGGGGTTGCCAAGGACGTGCCGCTGCCTTTGCAGGAGGTCGCGGTGGCGGAGGCGGCTGGGTAGGGCTTCTAATATACCACCATCAAATCTGAAGTTCAGAGGCGCGTCTCAGCGATACCGCCCACGAAACTCGCGCGGGCTGGCACCGGTCCAGGTGCGGAAAGCGCGCGAGAAGCTCTTCTCGTTGCGGAATCCGGCGATCTCCGCGATGCGCTTGATCGGCGTGCGGCCGCGCATCAGCTCCTGTTTGGCGAGCTCGAATTTCGCCTCCTCCTTGAGATCGCGCAGCGAGGTGGACTCCTCGCGCAGGCGGCGATGCATCGTGCGGGTGGAGAGCGCAAGCTCGCTGGCGACGTCCTCGGCCCCGAGGACGCGTCCGCGCGCATTGCGCAGCACGCGGCGGACGCGCTCGACCAGCAGGCGGTCGCGTCGGTAGGGCAGCACGGTGAGCCGGAGCGCGCCCTTGAGCATGTTGTCGAGATCGGCCGCGCTGCGCGTCAGCGGCAGCGACAGATAGTGCTTATCGAAGACGATGCGGGCATGGGCCGCGTCGAAGCGGACGTTTCGGCAAAAGATGGTCGGATAGACCGAGACGTGGCCCGGCTCCGGGTGGGGAAATTCGGCTGCGCGGAGCGCGATCCTGGAATCCACCGCCCAGCAGGAGAAGCCGAGCACGTAGCGGAGCAGGGTGACCAGGCAGAATTCGCGCAAAGCCCCGAGGTCACGCTGCTCCCGGATCGCTACGACCGCAGTCTCCTCGCCGATTTCGAGATCGAGCAGCACGTCCTCGGTGAGCAGGCGGTGATGCCGGCACCAGCGCTTGAGCGCGACCTCCAGCGTCGGCGCGGAGATCGAGGCGCGGCACAGCATGCCGTAGGAGCCCCACGGCAGCCGGCGCGAGAACCAGCCGAGCGCCTCGTCATCGAGCTCGCGCATGGCGTGGCCGGCGAGGGCCTCGAACTGGGCGGCGGTGACCCGCCCATCCGGAGAATTGACCAAGTCCGGCGCAACCTGACCCCGGCTCAACGCCTCCGCGGGATCGCGGCCGTAACGCTCGTAGGCTGCGACCACGCCGCGGACGAAGGCGGCAGGGGTGACGGCGCGACGCGGGATCGCGGTTGCGGCTTGAAAAGGCATCGGAATTCCCTCCGGAAAATCCTCGCCAAGTTTGGCGGAAAATGCAACCTTTTCGACCGGAGAAGGTCCCGGACCTCGCTAGGTTCGGACCCAAATTACGGAGGAATCGCCTTGAACATCCCGAGCATCGATTTCGATCTGGGCGAAGATATCGGCCTGCTGCGCGACACGCTCCGCGCCTTCGTGGAGGCGGAGATCACGCCGCGCGCGGCCGAGATCGAGAAGGCCAACCTGTTCCCGGCAGACCTGTGGAGGCGCCTTGGCGACCTCGGCCTGCTCGGCATGACCGCGCCGGAGCAATATGGCGGCTCCAACATGGGCTATCTCGCCCATATCGTCGCCATGGAGGAAATCTCGCGCGGCTCGGCGGCCGTGGGGCTGTCCTACGGCGCCCATTCCAACCTCTGCGTCAACCAGATCCGCCGCAACGGCAATGACGCGCAGCGGCAGCGCTATCTGCCGAAGCTGATCTCAGGCGAATATGTCGGTGCGCTCGCGATGTCCGAGCCGGGCGCCGGCTCCGACGTCGTCTCGATGAAGCTGCGCGCCGACAAGCGCGGCGACCGCTACGTGCTCAACGGCTCCAAGATGTGGATCACCAATGGCGGCGATGCCGACGTGCTGGTGGTCTATGCCAAGACCGATCCGGAGGCGGGCGCGCGCGGCATGACCGCCTTCCTCATCGAGAAAGGCTTCAAGGGCTTCACCCACGGCCAGCATCTCGACAAGCTCGGCATGCGCGGCTCCAACACCTATCCGCTGTTCTTCGACGATTGCGAGGTGCCGGAGGAGAATGTGATGGGCAAGGTGGGCGAGGGCGTCAAGGTGCTGATGTCCGGCCTCGACTATGAGCGCGCGGTGCTCTCGGGCGGC from the Bradyrhizobium sp. WBAH42 genome contains:
- a CDS encoding DUF192 domain-containing protein, translating into MNSDRKAVWSVKGWLAAILVIAFWAVAGAPVGAASFQPLEIVTKNGVQVFSVEMATTAEEKETGLMYRKELADGKGMLFDFNPEQEISMWMKNTYVSLDMIFIRADGRILRIAENTEPLSTKIISSRGPARAVLEVVAGTAQKYGIRPGDRVGHPLFGGK
- a CDS encoding cold-shock protein, with the protein product MGSSDGFESKKLGVPGQGTSPGRLTPSEHGSAGRDTALSPFTGLGEASANLVEVTGVIKWFDASKGYGFIVPDNGWPDVLLHVTVLRRDGFQTAYEGARIVVECIQRAKGYQAFRVVSMDESTAIHPAQMLPPRTHVTVTPTSGLERAQVKWFNRLRGFGFLTCGEGTPDIFVHMETLRRFGMTELRPGQYVLVRFGPGSKGMMAAEIHPETGSPGLQSH
- a CDS encoding AraC family transcriptional regulator, which translates into the protein MPFQAATAIPRRAVTPAAFVRGVVAAYERYGRDPAEALSRGQVAPDLVNSPDGRVTAAQFEALAGHAMRELDDEALGWFSRRLPWGSYGMLCRASISAPTLEVALKRWCRHHRLLTEDVLLDLEIGEETAVVAIREQRDLGALREFCLVTLLRYVLGFSCWAVDSRIALRAAEFPHPEPGHVSVYPTIFCRNVRFDAAHARIVFDKHYLSLPLTRSAADLDNMLKGALRLTVLPYRRDRLLVERVRRVLRNARGRVLGAEDVASELALSTRTMHRRLREESTSLRDLKEEAKFELAKQELMRGRTPIKRIAEIAGFRNEKSFSRAFRTWTGASPREFRGRYR
- a CDS encoding OpgC domain-containing protein is translated as MAFLNINATLPEKGRDLRLDLFRGVANWAIFLDHIPDNVVNWITTRNYGFSDAADLFVFISGYTASFVYARMMLDRGFIVGATRLTKRVWQLYVAHIILFVIYIASISYLALRFGDSEMINEFNVAGLVDNATETLRQGLFLRFKPLNLDVLPLYIVLMGLFPPVLWFMLRKPDLTMILSIVLWLAARHFGWNLTAYPAGQWYFNPYCWQVLFVFGAWCSMGGARRSIALINSPVTLWVCLGYLLFALVMTMAGRFPTFGGMFPEWLFSAFNPNDKTNLAPYRFLHFVVIVILVIRFVPKEWPGLEWKVFDPLIVCGQQSLAVFCVGVFLSFVGHFELSMSSGSLLAQIFVSVAGIAIMTTVAYYISWSKKQDKPLKPPPAKPAAEAKAA
- a CDS encoding isovaleryl-CoA dehydrogenase; the encoded protein is MNIPSIDFDLGEDIGLLRDTLRAFVEAEITPRAAEIEKANLFPADLWRRLGDLGLLGMTAPEQYGGSNMGYLAHIVAMEEISRGSAAVGLSYGAHSNLCVNQIRRNGNDAQRQRYLPKLISGEYVGALAMSEPGAGSDVVSMKLRADKRGDRYVLNGSKMWITNGGDADVLVVYAKTDPEAGARGMTAFLIEKGFKGFTHGQHLDKLGMRGSNTYPLFFDDCEVPEENVMGKVGEGVKVLMSGLDYERAVLSGGPLGIMAACMDAVVPYMHERKQFGQPIGDFQLMQGKLADMYATWQATRAYVYAVGRACDRADHARSLRKDAAAAILYSAEKATWMAGEAIQALGGVGYTSEFPVGRLWRDAKLYEIGAGTSEVRRMLIGRELMAETA
- a CDS encoding Lrp/AsnC family transcriptional regulator is translated as MAGRDQLDGVDLKILSELQQDGRVRNNELALRVGVSAPNCLRRLKSLFSRGVIRAVRAVIDERLLGYEVVSFVSIQLGSQAQPVLEAFESSIAAIPRIQQCWRISGDTDYLLKCVAPSVESMRQQLLHFAAMPNVKNVRSFPVLGVAKDVPLPLQEVAVAEAAG
- a CDS encoding ETC complex I subunit, with product MTARIFKPAKNAMQSGRSKTKEWQLDYEPEQPRSVEPLMGWTSSADMKQQITLRFHSKEEAIAYCERKGIAYQVIEPKESIRRPVAYADNFSFRRGEPWTH